One Cherax quadricarinatus isolate ZL_2023a unplaced genomic scaffold, ASM3850222v1 Contig2142, whole genome shotgun sequence genomic window carries:
- the LOC138851795 gene encoding sodium-dependent multivitamin transporter-like, producing MGLGILDSVLLALSVVASASIGLYYGIKGLKSTPLEYLLGGRSMKPLPLALSITVGTVSAITIMGNAGEMYVHGTQLWIMDLGIVLGLIGIAKVFIPIMHPLHMISMYQYVERRFKSRWLRQATVVLQLLGGYFFIGFLLYPPSIALKTFTGLSIITNIIIIGATCTLYSAFGGVKAVVYSDAFQSLVMVAGVLAIVIHGSVKADGFDKVWDIAYHKGRIEFFK from the exons ATGGGCCTTGGGATCCTAGACAGCGTGCTTCTGGCCCTGTCAGTGGTGGCCAGCGCTTCTATCGGTCTATATTATGGCATTAAGGGGCTCAAATCAACGCCTCTAGAGTATCTGCTTGGTGGGCGGTCCATGAAGCCCTTACCGTTGGCTCTGAGCATCACTGTGGGTACTGTGTCAGCCATCACAATCATGGGCAACGCAGGAGAGATGTACGTCCACGGTACCCAGTTGTGGATTATGGACCTGGGCATCGTGCTAGGTCTTATCGGCATAGCCAAGGTCTTCATTCCCATTATGCACCCGCTACACATGATCTCCATGTACCAG TACGTGGAGCGGCGGTTCAAGTCCCGGTGGCTACGTCAGGCCACAGTTGTGCTACAGCTCCTGGGTGGCTACTTCTTCATCGGGttcctcctctaccctccctccatcGCTCTGAAAACCTTCACTGGTCTCTCCATCATCACCAATATCATCATCATCGGCGCCACCTGTACTCTCTACTCTGCTTTT ggtggTGTGAAGGCAGTGGTGTACTCAGACGCGTTCCAGTCACTGGTAATGGTAGCCGGTGTGCTAGCTATTGTGATCCATGGCTCAGTCAAGGCTGACGGCTTCGATAAGGTGTGGGACATCGCCTACCATAAAGGCAGGATTGAATTCTTCAAGTAA